The DNA window GGTGTTACTGGATGTTAAACACTGCCCCGAGTGGGTTTACAAAACCAAGTCTTGCAGCCTGGTAAAACAGGTGTCCCCTTCAGAGCTTTACTATTATTCGGAAATTAATGTGCCCTGGCCGGCAACCAACCGTGATTTCGTTGCGCACTTAACTGTTAGCCAAAATCCGGATACTAAGGTGGTAACTGTAGACGGACCCGCAGTTCCAGGTATGGTTCCTGTTAAAGATGATGCGGTAAGGATATCATCCTCAAAAGGATTATGGGTGATAACTCCGCTGGATAAAAGTAAAGTGCACATAAACTACACCCTTCAGGTTGATCCGGGTGGTAATATACCGGCCTGGTTAATAAATTTATTTGCAGCCGAAGGGCCAATGCGCAGCTTTGAG is part of the Mucilaginibacter terrenus genome and encodes:
- a CDS encoding START domain-containing protein; translation: MYKYLLGLLLLFLANNVSAQYNWTLKSDKDGVKVYTSLVTGSKIKAVKVECDVNARASQLVRVLLDVKHCPEWVYKTKSCSLVKQVSPSELYYYSEINVPWPATNRDFVAHLTVSQNPDTKVVTVDGPAVPGMVPVKDDAVRISSSKGLWVITPLDKSKVHINYTLQVDPGGNIPAWLINLFAAEGPMRSFEGLKAQLKKTEKEEGVAFIKD